The window ATTGCAGTTGAACGCCTCGGAGCGCAAAAGCAAGATTGAAGATGTGGATGTGGCCGAATTGATGACCCAGATGCACATGCAGCAGATCACGTACGAGGCCGTGCTCAAATCATCGACAACCATCATGCGCATGAGCCTGGTGAACCTCATCTAACCTTACGGCACGGATCCGCGGAACATGCTCATTTTGACGCGCAAAGCCGGTGAGAGCCTGTACCTTGGCGACACCATCAAGGTCACCGTACTCAAGGTCCAGGGTAATCAGGTCAAACTGGGGTTCGACATCCCGGAGGAGCTGACCGTGTATCGGGAGGAGGTCTACCTGCGGATCAAGGAAGAGAACCTGATGGCCGCGCAGGCCACAAAACAGGACTTCTTCATGGCGACGGAATTATGGTCACGAAAAAAGCACGAGTAATTCATTCTCGGGTCGGCCCACTGCACGTGGAGCAGGAGCGTCTGATCCTTTTCCCCAAGGGTC of the Desulfonatronum thioautotrophicum genome contains:
- the csrA gene encoding carbon storage regulator CsrA, translated to MLILTRKAGESLYLGDTIKVTVLKVQGNQVKLGFDIPEELTVYREEVYLRIKEENLMAAQATKQDFFMATELWSRKKHE